ACTTTTTCATCGCATTGCCGGCGATATTCCCACCAACCGCCCCCGAAAGCAGACTGAGGACAAAGGAAATAAGATTCACCATAACTTCCTCCTTCAAACAGATCTTAACCATTTTAATTCATCTGCTTGTGAGAAGCTCTTCCCTAACTCAAGATGACATTTCGTATTTCGAGGAAAATCTAAGAGCGCAAGAGTTTGGCAAAGATCGCAGTGTCGCGGAAGCGTCCATCTTCGACACATTCTTGTAGAAGTGTGCCCTCGTGGCGATAGGCATTGCGCTTTGCTAAGCTCACAGAGCGAATATTATCGGCATTGCAACGGATCTCAATGCGGTTAAATCCGAGGCGTTTCAGCTCTTTTTCGACGAGTTCGACAGCCTCACTGACAAAGCCATAGCCTTCGTAGGCTTTCTGAATCCCGTAACCGATTTCAGTGCGGTGATAAGTGTAATTGAGGCTATGAATATGAAAGCTGCCGATGATTTCTTGCTCAAGCCTCATGATGTAGACGACTTCGTCCTTTGGCAGCTCAAGATCCACCATCTGCAAATACCCGCGCATTTCCTCAACCGATTCGGTTCCGGGCCAACTGACACCGCGAAGTTCGCGGTCTTTTAAAACGCACTCCCAAAGCTTTTCGGCGTGCGCGGTCGTGGCTTTTTCCAGCCACAACCGTGGACCCTTCAGGGAGTTTGCAAAAGGTTTCTTCTCGAGAGCTGTGATCATTACTTCGCTAACTGCTGATGCAAGTAAACGTAAACATAGGCCATGGCCTTGGCTTGATCTTCAGGCTTCACACCGCCACCACCGTGGCCGCCGTCTGTCGATTCAAAGAACAAGACATCGTGGCCGTACTCCTTCATGCGGGCCGCCATCTTACGAGCGTGACCCGGATGAACACGGTCATCGGCTTGAGTCGTTTGGAAATAGATCTTTGGATA
The sequence above is drawn from the Bdellovibrionales bacterium genome and encodes:
- a CDS encoding GNAT family N-acetyltransferase, with amino-acid sequence MITALEKKPFANSLKGPRLWLEKATTAHAEKLWECVLKDRELRGVSWPGTESVEEMRGYLQMVDLELPKDEVVYIMRLEQEIIGSFHIHSLNYTYHRTEIGYGIQKAYEGYGFVSEAVELVEKELKRLGFNRIEIRCNADNIRSVSLAKRNAYRHEGTLLQECVEDGRFRDTAIFAKLLRS